From the genome of Mustela lutreola isolate mMusLut2 chromosome 16, mMusLut2.pri, whole genome shotgun sequence, one region includes:
- the LOC131818338 gene encoding LOW QUALITY PROTEIN: large ribosomal subunit protein uL18-like (The sequence of the model RefSeq protein was modified relative to this genomic sequence to represent the inferred CDS: inserted 1 base in 1 codon; substituted 1 base at 1 genomic stop codon) has protein sequence MIVQVANRRIICQIAYATIEGDMIVFAAYAHELPKYSVKAGLTNYATAYCTGLLLAFSRFGLDKICEGQVEVTRDEYNVESIDGQPGVFTCFLDAGLATTATGNKVFVALKGPADGGLXVPHSTKXFPGLESKEFSAEVHGKHMGQNIADYMHYQIEDNEDADMKQFSGHLLG, from the exons ATGATAGTTCAAGTAGCTAACAGAAGGATCATTTGTCAGATTGCTTATGCCACTATAGAAGGAGATATGATTGTTTTTGCAGCTTATGCTCATGAACTTCCAAAGTACAGTGTGAAGGCTGGCTTGACAAATTACGCTACAGCATATTGTACTGGTCTGCTACTGGCCTTTAGTAGGTTTGGCTTAGACAAGATCTGTGAAGGCCAGGTGGAGGTGACTAGAGATGAATACAATGTGGAAAGCATTGACGGTCAACCTGGTGTCTTCACCTGCTTTTTGGATGCAGGGCTGGCCACAACTGCTACTGGAAATAAAGTTTTTGTGGCCCTCAAGggacctgcggatggaggct CTGTCCCTCATAGTACCAAATGATTCCCTGGTTTGGAAAGCAAGGAATTCAGTGCAGAAGTACATGGGAAGCATATGGGTCAGAACATTGCAGATTATATGCATTACCAAATAGAAGATAATGAAGATGCTGACATGAAACAATTCTCAGGGCACCTGCTTGGCTAA